One part of the Chryseobacterium sp. 7 genome encodes these proteins:
- a CDS encoding ABC transporter ATP-binding protein, with product MNTLTINNLSLTYKNGFQAIKNISLDIKNGMFGLLGPNGAGKSSLMKTIVGLQKPTSGTLTFNEVDIVKNPDYIKKNLGFLPQDFGVYPKVSAYDLLEHIAILKGINDKNKRKNQILGLLEKVNLSDFAKKEVHTFSGGMKQRFGVAQALLGDPKIIIVDEPTAGLDPEERNRFNMLLNAISQDVIVILSTHLVEDVRNLCSEMAVMNHGQILRKGNPGKLIAELENKIWSKPIHKNELENYHSSYEIISRQLLERELHITVFSEESPKDFSPVTPLLEHVYFHTLTQKP from the coding sequence ATGAACACATTAACCATCAACAACCTCAGCCTTACCTACAAAAATGGTTTCCAGGCTATTAAAAACATTTCACTGGACATTAAAAACGGAATGTTCGGACTGCTTGGTCCCAACGGAGCCGGAAAATCGTCTTTGATGAAAACCATCGTCGGGCTTCAGAAACCAACCTCCGGAACTTTGACTTTCAATGAAGTAGATATCGTGAAAAATCCTGATTATATCAAAAAGAATCTCGGATTTCTGCCACAGGATTTCGGAGTATATCCTAAAGTTTCAGCATATGATTTATTGGAGCATATAGCCATTTTGAAAGGTATCAACGATAAAAACAAGCGTAAAAATCAAATTTTGGGTCTGTTGGAAAAAGTTAACCTTTCTGATTTTGCTAAAAAAGAAGTTCACACCTTTTCAGGCGGGATGAAACAGCGTTTCGGTGTTGCCCAGGCCTTATTGGGAGATCCGAAAATCATTATTGTAGATGAACCTACCGCAGGATTGGATCCGGAAGAACGGAACCGTTTCAATATGCTGCTCAACGCTATCAGTCAGGATGTTATTGTTATCCTTTCCACGCATCTCGTTGAAGATGTAAGAAACCTCTGTTCGGAAATGGCAGTGATGAATCATGGGCAGATTCTCAGAAAAGGAAATCCGGGGAAACTGATTGCAGAACTGGAAAACAAAATCTGGTCAAAACCTATTCACAAAAACGAACTGGAAAATTATCATTCCAGCTATGAAATCATCAGCAGGCAATTGCTGGAAAGAGAACTTCATATCACTGTATTTTCTGAAGAATCTCCAAAAGACTTCAGCCCTGTAACGCCTTTGCTGGAGCACGTTTACTTCCACACACTCACCCAAAAACCTTAA
- a CDS encoding helix-turn-helix domain-containing protein: MPIIVNLDVMLAKRKMQSKELAEKLGITPVNLSILKTGKAKGVRFDTLEAICKILECQPGDILEFKE, from the coding sequence ATGCCAATTATAGTCAACTTAGATGTGATGCTTGCCAAACGAAAAATGCAGAGTAAAGAATTGGCAGAAAAACTGGGTATCACGCCCGTAAACCTCTCTATCCTGAAAACCGGCAAAGCCAAAGGAGTCCGCTTCGATACCCTTGAAGCCATCTGTAAAATCCTGGAATGCCAGCCGGGAGATATTCTTGAATTTAAAGAGTAG
- a CDS encoding DUF2975 domain-containing protein gives MNQTKIISRILFYICSLLSAGYLITFVYALFCLITGFSVTPYKEGKFLHINYPFTEQPFLNIENNYPYMIFSFMLVLITYGIFFWLSARVFKVFFQQKLFTQENIIQLKKFYLYNIFIPLPLVIIAGFFVEVESMIWGLVFIHFMLGIFCLFLANIFKQGLHLQNEQDLFI, from the coding sequence ATGAACCAGACTAAAATTATTTCAAGAATTTTATTTTATATCTGTTCCTTACTTTCGGCCGGATATCTAATCACTTTTGTGTATGCCTTATTCTGTCTGATCACAGGATTTTCGGTTACCCCTTATAAAGAAGGAAAGTTCCTTCACATCAATTATCCGTTTACAGAACAGCCGTTTCTGAATATAGAAAACAATTACCCTTATATGATATTTTCTTTTATGCTGGTTCTTATTACTTATGGAATCTTTTTCTGGTTATCTGCCAGAGTTTTCAAAGTATTTTTTCAGCAGAAGCTGTTCACTCAGGAAAATATCATTCAGCTTAAGAAATTTTACCTGTACAATATTTTCATCCCACTTCCACTGGTTATTATCGCGGGTTTCTTTGTGGAAGTAGAAAGTATGATATGGGGACTGGTGTTTATTCACTTTATGCTTGGAATTTTCTGTCTGTTTCTTGCGAATATCTTTAAGCAAGGACTACATTTGCAAAACGAACAAGACCTATTTATTTAA
- a CDS encoding TfoX/Sxy family protein encodes MAYNTELADRVRERLSIENNIEIEEKKMFSGLSFLVNGKMCINISHDNLMCRYDPELEDEVSEKIGFLPMVMKGKQLNGYCYVEPIGFKKADDFEYWIKICLDYNPVAKASKK; translated from the coding sequence ATGGCTTACAATACTGAACTTGCCGACCGGGTACGCGAACGGCTTTCCATAGAAAATAATATAGAAATTGAAGAGAAGAAAATGTTCAGTGGACTGTCTTTTCTGGTGAACGGAAAGATGTGCATCAACATCAGCCATGATAATCTGATGTGCCGTTATGATCCTGAACTGGAAGATGAGGTTTCTGAGAAAATCGGATTTCTTCCAATGGTCATGAAAGGAAAACAGTTAAACGGATATTGCTATGTAGAACCCATCGGTTTTAAAAAAGCAGATGATTTTGAATACTGGATCAAAATCTGTTTGGATTATAACCCGGTGGCGAAGGCATCAAAGAAGTGA
- a CDS encoding DNA polymerase beta superfamily protein: MTIQDLKNKNLLLFEAISGSRAFGLATENSDTDIRGVYYLPQEDFFGLNYIPQISNETNDITYYEIGRFVELLQKNNPNILEIMASPENCIQYKHPLMDLLKTEDFLSKLCKNTFAGYAVSQIKKAKGLNKKILNPIDKERKSILDFCFILEGQGSVPLKKWLLENENIQEKCGLINIDHTKGMYSLFYDESGTLGYKGIIQNEEANQISLSSIPKDEKPVAYLFCNLDAYSVYCKDYRGYWKWVAERNEDRYNVNQTHGQNYDSKNMMHTIRLLQSCEQIFKTNSLTIRVENRDELLDIKAGNQSYESVMQKAESLIESIEKHYSTSNLPEYPDLEKTTKILIGIRKKLYGDNDEL, from the coding sequence ATGACCATCCAAGACCTAAAAAATAAAAACCTCCTCCTCTTCGAAGCCATCTCCGGAAGCCGGGCTTTTGGGCTGGCAACGGAGAATTCTGACACAGACATCCGTGGAGTGTATTATCTACCGCAGGAAGATTTCTTTGGCTTGAATTATATCCCGCAGATTTCCAACGAGACGAATGACATTACGTATTATGAAATCGGGAGGTTTGTAGAATTGTTGCAGAAAAATAATCCCAATATTCTGGAAATTATGGCAAGTCCGGAAAATTGTATTCAATATAAACATCCACTGATGGATCTATTGAAAACGGAGGATTTCCTGTCAAAACTATGCAAAAACACCTTTGCAGGATATGCTGTTTCACAGATTAAAAAAGCAAAAGGACTCAATAAAAAGATTTTAAATCCTATTGATAAAGAAAGAAAATCGATCCTGGACTTCTGTTTTATCCTTGAAGGACAAGGTTCTGTACCATTGAAAAAATGGCTTCTGGAAAATGAAAACATTCAAGAGAAATGCGGATTAATAAACATTGATCATACAAAAGGAATGTATTCGTTATTTTATGATGAATCTGGAACGTTGGGCTATAAAGGAATCATTCAGAATGAAGAAGCGAACCAGATTTCCTTATCATCCATTCCTAAAGATGAGAAACCGGTTGCTTACCTGTTTTGCAACCTTGATGCCTACTCTGTTTATTGTAAAGACTACAGGGGATATTGGAAATGGGTAGCTGAGCGCAATGAAGACCGTTACAATGTCAATCAGACTCACGGACAGAATTACGACAGCAAGAATATGATGCACACCATCCGGCTGCTGCAGTCCTGCGAACAGATTTTTAAAACCAATTCACTGACGATCCGTGTAGAAAACCGTGATGAACTCTTAGACATCAAAGCAGGAAATCAATCTTATGAAAGCGTAATGCAAAAGGCAGAAAGCCTTATAGAATCAATAGAAAAACATTATTCTACATCCAATCTTCCTGAGTATCCGGATCTGGAAAAAACAACAAAAATCCTGATTGGAATAAGGAAAAAACTGTACGGAGATAATGATGAATTATAA
- a CDS encoding tRNA(His) guanylyltransferase Thg1 family protein: MKFEEIEALMRRNESLSEQYILPENFIIVRLDGKGFTKLTKEKLSLEKPFDQKFSQIMIDTTKYLFNVGFKVIYGYTQSDEISLLIHKEDNTFNRKIRKINSVLAGEASAFFSLKFQEICVFDCRTIAIPNQEMLLDYFCWRQEDSHRNSLSAHCYWTLRKNGFNAKQTTEKVEKLSQSDKNELLFQYGINYNSLPLWQKRGVGIINKEMKKEGLNPITKEPVAYLRNELLVENELPTRESYRTFLKEIFEKI, translated from the coding sequence ATGAAATTTGAAGAAATTGAAGCTTTAATGCGAAGAAATGAAAGCCTTTCGGAACAGTATATTCTGCCAGAAAATTTTATTATTGTAAGATTAGACGGAAAAGGATTTACTAAACTCACCAAAGAAAAACTTTCGCTTGAAAAACCATTTGACCAAAAGTTCAGTCAGATAATGATTGATACTACAAAATATCTTTTTAATGTTGGTTTTAAAGTAATATATGGCTATACTCAAAGCGATGAAATTTCATTATTGATTCACAAAGAAGATAACACGTTCAATAGAAAAATAAGAAAGATCAACTCTGTTTTAGCAGGAGAAGCAAGTGCTTTTTTCAGTCTGAAATTTCAGGAAATCTGTGTTTTCGATTGTAGAACTATTGCTATTCCTAATCAGGAAATGCTTCTGGATTATTTTTGTTGGAGACAGGAAGACTCTCACAGAAATTCACTTTCCGCTCATTGTTACTGGACATTGAGAAAAAATGGATTTAATGCTAAACAAACCACTGAAAAAGTTGAAAAATTGTCACAATCTGATAAAAACGAACTTTTATTTCAGTATGGAATTAATTACAATAGTCTTCCATTGTGGCAAAAACGAGGGGTTGGAATTATAAATAAGGAAATGAAAAAAGAAGGTTTAAATCCTATTACTAAAGAACCAGTTGCTTATTTGAGAAATGAATTGCTTGTTGAAAATGAATTACCAACGCGGGAAAGTTATAGAACATTTTTAAAAGAAATTTTTGAAAAGATTTAA
- a CDS encoding AAA family ATPase has translation MEMIIFIGIPASGKSSFYKELFFNSHIRISMDLLNTRNKEGKLLQYCFETQSKMVVDNTNVTKEGRKKYIELALQNKYEIIGYYFDSNIQDCMERNKSRKDFINEIGIKAKYKELEKPLIEEGFSKIFNVKIVGQKFEINDYEI, from the coding sequence ATGGAAATGATTATCTTCATCGGGATTCCGGCAAGTGGAAAAAGTTCCTTTTACAAGGAGCTTTTTTTCAATTCACATATAAGAATCAGCATGGACCTCCTGAATACGCGAAACAAAGAAGGAAAATTACTCCAATATTGTTTCGAAACTCAATCAAAAATGGTAGTTGATAATACAAATGTAACTAAAGAAGGCCGAAAAAAATATATTGAATTAGCACTTCAAAATAAATATGAAATTATTGGATATTATTTTGACAGCAACATTCAGGATTGTATGGAACGGAATAAGAGCCGAAAAGATTTCATTAACGAAATTGGAATAAAAGCTAAATATAAAGAGTTGGAAAAACCTCTAATTGAAGAGGGTTTTTCCAAAATATTCAATGTGAAAATTGTAGGACAAAAATTTGAAATCAACGATTATGAAATTTGA
- a CDS encoding ATP-grasp domain-containing protein — protein MKNIIALSPMYTEDSNNLKKASLNTSYELNRFNAKWNVPEEFRKDVIAVYGEDIYAEIVAEQCNLTLTKPNDNWLSKISEEFTKRKIVYGKLKDFVHEENIFIKCSDFKNFKAGVFDKVTNIKGFETLDPESMVFTSEVVEWELEVRCFVLNNEIKTYSSYWRNNNFDTNELSEKEKKDLFEFFTSFIQKYSSTLPIGIVLDFGIIKGKGWALIEANPAWCSGLYACDAEKALEVIVNSCIKN, from the coding sequence ATGAAAAATATAATCGCACTCTCTCCCATGTATACGGAGGACAGTAATAACCTGAAGAAAGCATCACTCAATACTTCCTATGAGCTAAACCGTTTCAATGCAAAATGGAACGTTCCTGAAGAATTTCGTAAGGACGTGATTGCGGTATATGGTGAAGATATTTATGCTGAAATTGTCGCGGAACAATGTAATCTAACATTAACAAAACCTAATGATAACTGGCTTTCAAAAATTTCAGAAGAATTTACAAAGCGTAAAATTGTTTACGGAAAGCTGAAAGATTTCGTACATGAAGAAAATATATTCATTAAATGTTCAGACTTTAAAAACTTTAAAGCAGGTGTTTTCGATAAAGTAACGAATATCAAAGGTTTTGAAACACTGGATCCGGAAAGCATGGTTTTCACCTCTGAAGTTGTAGAATGGGAACTTGAGGTAAGATGTTTTGTTTTAAATAATGAAATTAAAACATATTCTTCTTATTGGCGAAACAATAATTTCGACACCAATGAACTTTCAGAAAAAGAAAAAAAAGATTTGTTTGAATTCTTTACATCTTTTATTCAAAAATATTCTTCTACTCTTCCTATTGGCATTGTACTGGATTTTGGAATTATAAAAGGAAAAGGCTGGGCTTTGATCGAAGCAAATCCTGCATGGTGTTCCGGATTGTATGCATGCGATGCAGAGAAGGCTTTGGAGGTGATTGTGAACAGCTGTATTAAAAATTAA
- a CDS encoding DNA polymerase beta superfamily protein, translating into MTPKILEKIKEVEAAKGVKVLLAVESGSRAWGFASPDSDYDIRFIYRHDKDWYLSPWDKGETIEFMTEDDLDGSGWDLRKTFHLLLKSNAALLSWFYSPIVYKADEKFVELFKPLADACFSPVAVSYHYLSMSKKYLEACRNDEVKLKSYFYCLRTTLTGKWIIEKGTVPPVLFSELLVLTDLETRRKIEDLVTLKATKEESYYHPNDWELFEFLEKTIAENEEKSKTLSGGKADKGEMERVFREILK; encoded by the coding sequence ATGACACCAAAAATACTTGAAAAAATAAAAGAAGTTGAAGCTGCAAAAGGGGTAAAAGTTCTTCTGGCAGTAGAATCAGGAAGCAGAGCCTGGGGTTTTGCGTCTCCTGACAGTGATTATGATATACGTTTTATATACCGTCACGACAAAGACTGGTATCTTTCTCCATGGGATAAGGGTGAAACAATAGAATTTATGACAGAAGATGATCTGGATGGCTCCGGTTGGGATCTGCGAAAGACTTTTCACCTGTTGCTGAAATCGAATGCGGCTTTGCTGAGCTGGTTCTACTCTCCTATCGTTTATAAAGCGGATGAAAAGTTTGTAGAGCTATTCAAGCCTTTGGCTGACGCTTGCTTTTCACCTGTGGCAGTTTCTTATCATTATCTGAGCATGAGCAAAAAATATCTGGAAGCCTGCAGAAATGATGAAGTAAAATTAAAAAGTTACTTTTATTGCTTACGAACCACATTAACAGGAAAATGGATCATAGAGAAAGGAACAGTTCCGCCTGTATTGTTCAGTGAACTGCTTGTTTTAACCGATCTGGAAACCAGACGAAAAATAGAAGATCTTGTAACCTTAAAAGCCACCAAAGAAGAATCCTATTATCACCCGAACGATTGGGAACTGTTTGAATTTCTGGAGAAAACAATCGCGGAAAATGAAGAAAAATCAAAGACTTTATCAGGAGGAAAGGCGGATAAAGGGGAGATGGAGAGGGTTTTTAGGGAAATATTGAAATAG
- the cobT gene encoding nicotinate-nucleotide--dimethylbenzimidazole phosphoribosyltransferase → MLSSELQHKIDFKTKPLGALGHLEHIAHKIGMVQKTTSPKLLNPHMVVFAADHGIATAGVSAYPQEVTYQMVMNFLGGGAAINVFCRQNDIKIKIVDAGVNFDFPEGVDLVNKKVRKSSRNILEEPAMTPEEYRQALKNGKAVVAEIAGKGCNIIGFGEMGIGNTSASSLIMSKLFDIPITNCVGRGTGLNDHQLDNKISILKEAIEKYPVEMTEDEIAQTFGGLEIAQMIGAIEEAYHHNMLIMVDGFIATVAVATVWKKNPEVLNNCIFCHVSNENAHPQLLGLMREQAILNLNLRLGEGTGCALAYPLIQSAVNFLNEMSSFEDAHISNKS, encoded by the coding sequence ATGTTATCATCAGAATTACAGCATAAAATTGATTTTAAAACAAAGCCTTTAGGCGCATTAGGACATCTAGAACATATTGCCCACAAAATCGGAATGGTTCAGAAAACTACTTCACCTAAATTATTGAATCCTCATATGGTGGTTTTTGCGGCCGATCATGGGATTGCCACAGCAGGGGTAAGTGCCTATCCACAGGAAGTAACCTATCAGATGGTGATGAATTTCCTTGGCGGGGGAGCAGCTATCAATGTTTTTTGCAGACAGAATGATATCAAAATTAAAATTGTGGATGCCGGAGTTAATTTTGATTTTCCTGAAGGGGTGGATCTGGTAAATAAAAAAGTCAGAAAATCCAGCCGTAATATTCTGGAAGAACCTGCTATGACTCCTGAAGAATATCGGCAGGCACTTAAAAACGGAAAAGCTGTGGTTGCTGAGATTGCAGGAAAAGGATGTAATATTATTGGTTTCGGTGAAATGGGAATCGGGAATACTTCTGCTTCTTCTCTGATAATGAGCAAACTCTTTGATATTCCCATTACCAACTGTGTCGGACGCGGAACAGGATTGAATGATCATCAGTTGGATAATAAGATCAGTATTTTAAAAGAAGCTATTGAAAAATATCCGGTTGAAATGACCGAGGATGAAATTGCACAAACCTTTGGCGGATTAGAAATAGCCCAAATGATCGGCGCAATAGAAGAAGCTTATCATCATAACATGCTGATCATGGTAGATGGATTTATTGCCACTGTAGCAGTAGCCACCGTCTGGAAAAAGAATCCTGAAGTCCTGAACAACTGTATTTTCTGTCATGTAAGCAATGAAAATGCCCATCCTCAATTGCTGGGATTAATGAGAGAGCAAGCTATTTTAAATCTCAATCTGCGCCTTGGAGAAGGAACAGGTTGTGCATTGGCCTATCCGCTTATTCAAAGTGCGGTTAATTTCCTGAATGAAATGTCCAGCTTTGAAGATGCTCATATTTCTAATAAATCTTAG
- a CDS encoding adenosylcobinamide-GDP ribazoletransferase, translating into MKVLKNELIYLATALMFFTRIPVPFTIPYSSEIMNKSQKYFAWVGLIIGFINALVLYLSTLLFNLEIGIVLMMISNVLLTGAFHEDGFTDMCDSFGGGYGKEKILTIMKDSRVGAYGTIGIILLFALKFYSIHALGMSDPIGVLLIVILAHTTSRFISGTMIYTHQYVTDIDVSKSKPLANKPLDKTALIVGFISVLIAFYLIPDWHLIFAFALAYVGKLYLGWYFKKHIGGYTGDCLGAVQQVCEVLFYLGTIIVWKFT; encoded by the coding sequence ATGAAAGTCCTCAAGAATGAACTGATTTACTTAGCCACCGCACTCATGTTTTTCACAAGAATTCCGGTTCCGTTCACCATTCCATACTCCAGTGAGATTATGAATAAATCTCAGAAATATTTTGCCTGGGTAGGATTGATAATAGGATTTATTAATGCATTGGTTCTCTATCTTTCCACACTGCTTTTTAATCTTGAAATCGGAATTGTTCTCATGATGATCTCGAATGTTTTGCTGACCGGAGCTTTTCATGAAGATGGTTTTACAGATATGTGTGACAGTTTCGGAGGCGGATATGGGAAGGAGAAAATCCTGACCATCATGAAAGACAGCAGAGTAGGAGCATACGGAACAATAGGTATTATCCTTCTTTTTGCTTTAAAATTCTACAGTATTCATGCTTTGGGAATGAGCGATCCAATAGGCGTTTTACTGATTGTTATTTTAGCTCATACCACAAGCAGGTTTATTTCGGGAACGATGATTTATACCCATCAATATGTGACTGATATTGATGTCAGCAAGTCGAAACCTTTGGCCAATAAACCATTGGATAAAACGGCTTTAATAGTTGGTTTCATCAGTGTTTTAATTGCTTTTTACCTCATTCCGGACTGGCATTTGATCTTTGCATTTGCTCTGGCATATGTTGGGAAATTGTATCTAGGTTGGTATTTTAAAAAACATATCGGCGGCTACACAGGTGACTGTCTGGGGGCAGTACAACAGGTTTGCGAAGTTTTATTTTACTTAGGAACAATCATCGTATGGAAATTCACTTAA
- a CDS encoding histidine phosphatase family protein, whose protein sequence is MEIHLIRHTAVENAENLCYGFAEMPLRKGYIDDFKTLDIDKDYDEIISSPSERCCFLADYFKFDYQTDERLREINFGNWELKKWTDIPEEEINPWYNDFIRVNASEGENLLEMQTRVLTFWQELIQKKDIKKALIVTHAGVIRLIIQSVLQFPLENMFSIQIDCGRKVVINWNDGLFSVKKVNV, encoded by the coding sequence ATGGAAATTCACTTAATCCGGCATACTGCTGTAGAAAATGCTGAAAACCTATGTTATGGTTTTGCCGAAATGCCTTTAAGGAAAGGTTATATTGATGATTTTAAAACATTGGACATAGATAAGGATTATGATGAAATTATTTCAAGCCCTTCTGAGCGCTGTTGTTTTTTAGCTGATTATTTTAAATTTGATTATCAGACAGATGAAAGACTTCGCGAAATTAACTTCGGAAACTGGGAATTGAAAAAATGGACGGATATTCCGGAAGAAGAAATCAATCCGTGGTACAATGATTTTATTCGTGTGAATGCTTCTGAAGGGGAAAATCTTCTTGAAATGCAAACCCGCGTTCTCACTTTCTGGCAGGAATTAATTCAGAAAAAAGATATCAAAAAAGCTTTAATTGTTACCCATGCCGGAGTTATTCGTCTGATTATTCAGTCTGTGCTTCAGTTTCCGCTGGAAAATATGTTCAGTATTCAGATTGATTGCGGCAGAAAAGTCGTTATTAATTGGAATGACGGACTATTTTCTGTTAAAAAAGTGAATGTTTAA
- a CDS encoding RtcB family protein, translating into MGTQGDGNHFLFVGISKNTGNTMMVTHHGSRAPGAALYDKGMKIANRFRQEISPETLRENAWIPYDTEEGKSYWEALQLIRQWTKENHTSLHDAVLNKLEMEKENRYWNEHNFVFKDGDLFYHAKGATPLDDKFMPDITGPRLIPLNMAEPVLIVQGKTNERNLGFAPHGAGRNFSRSQHKRSLAHKTTEEIFNEETAGLDIRFYSNEVDISELPSAYKSAKNVRAQIEEYGLCEVLDEVMPYGCIMAGDVQKNAPWKKKKKFRKA; encoded by the coding sequence ATGGGAACTCAGGGAGACGGAAACCACTTCCTTTTTGTAGGAATTTCCAAAAATACGGGAAATACCATGATGGTAACCCATCACGGATCAAGAGCTCCGGGAGCTGCTTTATACGATAAAGGAATGAAAATCGCTAACCGTTTCAGACAGGAAATTTCTCCCGAAACCCTGAGGGAAAATGCCTGGATTCCTTATGATACCGAAGAAGGTAAATCTTATTGGGAAGCACTGCAGTTGATAAGACAATGGACAAAGGAAAACCATACTTCTCTTCATGATGCCGTGCTGAACAAGCTGGAAATGGAGAAAGAAAACAGATATTGGAACGAACATAACTTCGTTTTTAAAGATGGAGATCTCTTCTATCATGCAAAAGGAGCTACTCCACTGGATGATAAATTCATGCCGGATATTACGGGACCAAGACTGATACCGTTGAATATGGCAGAACCGGTATTGATTGTTCAGGGAAAAACGAATGAAAGAAACTTAGGTTTTGCGCCGCATGGAGCAGGAAGAAATTTCAGCAGAAGCCAGCATAAGAGATCTTTAGCTCATAAAACGACAGAGGAAATCTTCAATGAGGAAACAGCAGGATTAGATATCCGTTTCTACTCCAATGAGGTTGATATTTCTGAACTTCCAAGCGCTTATAAAAGTGCGAAGAATGTAAGAGCACAGATTGAAGAATATGGACTTTGTGAAGTTCTGGATGAAGTGATGCCATACGGATGTATCATGGCCGGAGACGTTCAGAAGAATGCTCCATGGAAGAAAAAGAAGAAATTCAGAAAAGCATAA
- a CDS encoding HopJ type III effector protein: protein MVLLEQLKHFPETIQFNDVIAYIDEHYEFTPTAFQNGDTTNQAGQNNGSCKLFSFASIHDLTQEETLWLFGEFYRDDVLKNPEGTDHQNIRNFMKFGWEGITFDENALKEK, encoded by the coding sequence ATGGTATTATTAGAACAATTAAAACATTTCCCGGAAACGATCCAGTTTAATGATGTGATCGCTTATATTGATGAACATTATGAATTTACCCCTACCGCTTTTCAAAATGGTGATACTACCAACCAGGCTGGACAGAATAATGGTTCGTGTAAGCTTTTCAGCTTTGCAAGCATCCATGATCTGACCCAAGAAGAAACACTTTGGCTTTTTGGTGAGTTCTACAGAGATGATGTTTTGAAAAACCCGGAAGGGACTGATCACCAGAATATCCGAAACTTCATGAAATTCGGTTGGGAGGGGATTACTTTTGACGAAAATGCTTTGAAAGAGAAATAA
- a CDS encoding helix-turn-helix transcriptional regulator has protein sequence MSSNKNALIRYKTLDKCLKNKYRKYTLEDLIDECSEALFEFEGKESFVSKRTVQLDLQNMRSEKFGYEAPIEVYERKYYRYSDPEYSIHNISVNESDLKAMNNAVQILKQFKDFSMFKEMNGVIQKLEDSIHSTSQKSIIHLDKNEQLKGLEHIDILYESIANKRVLKILYKSFTARESNIFTVHPQLLKEFNNRWFLICLYKQKMYNLALDRMESIEADEKLQYIDKDLDGDEYFKDIVGVTVSESMDPRNVIFWVDAGNAPYVKTKPLHKSQEIIKEDGDGTLFKICVQINFELERLLLGFGDSLIVHKPRKLRVKMEEKFKLGSKNYQHLIIPDEK, from the coding sequence ATGTCATCCAATAAAAATGCGCTCATCCGGTATAAAACACTAGATAAGTGCCTTAAAAATAAATACAGGAAATATACGCTGGAAGATCTCATTGATGAATGTTCGGAAGCATTATTTGAATTTGAGGGAAAGGAATCTTTTGTAAGTAAAAGGACCGTTCAGCTAGATCTTCAGAATATGCGGAGTGAAAAATTCGGATATGAGGCTCCTATTGAAGTCTACGAAAGAAAATATTACCGTTACAGCGACCCGGAATACAGCATTCATAATATCTCTGTGAATGAAAGTGATCTTAAGGCGATGAATAATGCAGTTCAGATTTTAAAACAGTTCAAGGACTTTTCCATGTTCAAAGAGATGAATGGGGTAATTCAAAAGCTGGAAGACTCTATCCACTCAACCAGTCAGAAATCGATTATTCATCTGGATAAAAATGAACAGCTTAAAGGGTTGGAACATATTGATATCCTCTACGAAAGTATCGCGAATAAAAGAGTATTGAAGATTCTTTACAAAAGCTTTACAGCAAGGGAATCCAATATTTTTACGGTACATCCGCAACTGTTGAAGGAATTCAACAACCGTTGGTTTCTGATCTGCCTTTACAAACAGAAAATGTATAATCTGGCTCTTGACAGAATGGAAAGTATTGAGGCTGATGAAAAGCTTCAGTATATTGATAAAGATCTGGATGGTGATGAATACTTTAAAGATATCGTAGGGGTAACCGTTTCAGAATCAATGGATCCTAGGAATGTGATTTTCTGGGTAGATGCCGGCAATGCTCCTTATGTAAAAACTAAGCCGCTGCATAAAAGCCAGGAGATTATAAAAGAAGATGGTGACGGAACTCTTTTTAAAATATGTGTTCAAATCAACTTCGAACTGGAACGATTGCTGCTTGGGTTTGGTGACAGTTTAATTGTTCATAAACCCAGAAAATTAAGAGTGAAAATGGAAGAAAAATTTAAACTGGGAAGTAAAAATTATCAGCATCTGATTATACCTGATGAAAAGTAA